In a single window of the Eshraghiella crossota genome:
- a CDS encoding transglutaminase domain-containing protein, translated as MKKKRILTIAGIAAFFVAVITVIIVLLNVGRTSGDSSETGIAVGDTTTGGYVHVTTDATTSDRFQETMTTENGRTSPSEIGDITSDDDNFDTVPDPITTTAGADKTTSRPDNNTTDNTTESTTATESEQPTAAESSVESNITQFSFVKYDIAGMPDTYNWSEYLLRKGYKNVNNRTELTDYAQSVLNKITETKGVRYILAPRGIFDDIIGENPSDAHLYELFGMDYQTYMCKGVAIFRMRKVQDVVNRVTDKSVYAIYYYSYEDYVMMTEVDNKIKEIVAGFSGSEFDKIKAAHDYLCVNVEYKEVSDGYVSHTSYGALINGQSVCEGYAKAYKLMLNAMDIPCDMVVNATHGWNEVFYDNKWYMVDVTNDDTDTRSSYRYFMLGSDVMLSRTDKYVESELIDEEKSGCISYYNYVDGMNSSVNKLAEFTYNSIQRVTDKIPQ; from the coding sequence ATGAAAAAAAAGAGAATATTGACGATTGCAGGTATTGCAGCTTTTTTTGTTGCGGTAATTACTGTGATTATTGTTTTGCTGAATGTCGGAAGAACAAGTGGTGATTCCTCAGAAACCGGTATAGCTGTAGGGGATACGACTACAGGAGGATATGTTCATGTCACCACAGATGCGACAACATCTGACAGATTTCAAGAGACAATGACTACAGAGAACGGAAGAACATCTCCATCTGAGATAGGAGATATTACAAGTGACGACGATAATTTTGATACCGTTCCGGATCCGATTACGACAACAGCAGGCGCAGATAAGACAACATCCCGCCCTGATAACAATACCACAGATAATACAACGGAAAGCACAACTGCAACAGAATCAGAACAGCCGACGGCAGCAGAATCTTCAGTGGAGAGTAATATTACACAATTCTCCTTTGTTAAGTATGACATAGCAGGAATGCCGGATACATACAACTGGAGTGAGTATCTGCTGAGAAAGGGCTATAAGAATGTAAATAACCGGACTGAGCTGACAGATTATGCACAGTCTGTTTTAAATAAAATAACCGAGACCAAGGGCGTAAGATATATACTTGCACCAAGAGGTATATTTGATGATATTATAGGCGAGAATCCATCCGATGCCCATTTGTATGAGCTTTTCGGAATGGATTATCAGACATATATGTGCAAGGGTGTAGCTATATTCCGTATGCGTAAGGTGCAGGATGTGGTGAATCGTGTGACAGATAAGTCCGTGTACGCTATCTATTATTATTCTTATGAGGACTACGTCATGATGACCGAGGTTGACAATAAGATTAAGGAGATAGTTGCCGGATTCAGTGGCAGCGAATTTGACAAGATTAAAGCAGCCCATGACTACCTTTGCGTTAACGTGGAATACAAGGAAGTATCTGACGGATATGTCTCCCATACATCGTATGGTGCATTGATTAACGGACAGAGTGTCTGTGAGGGTTATGCCAAAGCATATAAGCTTATGCTGAATGCAATGGATATTCCCTGCGATATGGTTGTGAATGCCACACACGGATGGAACGAAGTATTTTACGATAATAAATGGTATATGGTTGATGTAACCAACGACGATACCGATACCCGTTCCTCGTACCGCTATTTTATGTTGGGCAGTGACGTAATGTTAAGCAGGACGGATAAGTATGTGGAATCGGAATTGATTGATGAAGAAAAGTCAGGATGTATATCATATTATAACTACGTTGACGGAATGAACAGCTCGGTTAATAAGCTGGCTGAGTTTACATATAACAGTATACAAAGAGTAACAGATAAAATCCCACAGTGA